A part of Geoanaerobacter pelophilus genomic DNA contains:
- a CDS encoding Gfo/Idh/MocA family protein encodes MKSSDPRCRLLQVGILGYSDIARRKFIPAVLSSKSFHLAAIGVRDTLQSAACSLKPGCPVLGYDELLACPAVDLIYISLPNHLHEEWTIRALEQGKHVICEKPLGLTPESVERILRCAAANTRLLYENLMFLQHPQHAIAKELVASGKIGRLTSLRSVFGFPEPGNGNFRLDAAMGGGALNDLSRYPIGTALYFLNGELDQFSGIALNRNRLNRAVHGTAISAAQEIFTFSMVFGQQYESFYELIGETGKIRVDRAYTTPTDMGNSVKLTQGSEETIYLAPAADHFLLSLDLACSLIRNGADFQEIHDRARKVAVISEQIKKGCRDVEV; translated from the coding sequence ATGAAATCTTCTGATCCTCGTTGCCGCCTACTGCAAGTGGGGATTCTCGGCTATTCGGATATTGCCAGGCGAAAGTTTATTCCAGCCGTTCTCTCCAGCAAATCCTTCCACCTTGCTGCAATCGGTGTCAGGGACACTCTCCAGTCTGCCGCTTGCAGCCTGAAACCGGGTTGCCCAGTGCTGGGATATGATGAGTTGCTCGCCTGCCCGGCGGTTGATCTCATTTACATCTCATTGCCGAATCATCTTCACGAGGAGTGGACAATCCGGGCCCTTGAGCAGGGGAAACACGTGATCTGCGAAAAGCCGCTCGGCCTCACTCCTGAGTCGGTGGAGCGGATTCTCCGTTGCGCAGCCGCGAACACAAGGCTTTTGTATGAAAATCTGATGTTTCTGCAGCACCCTCAGCATGCAATCGCCAAAGAGCTGGTGGCAAGCGGTAAAATTGGTCGTCTGACATCGCTCCGGTCGGTGTTCGGCTTCCCTGAACCCGGCAATGGCAATTTCAGACTGGATGCGGCCATGGGTGGGGGCGCGTTAAATGATCTTTCGCGCTACCCCATCGGGACGGCCCTGTATTTCCTTAATGGGGAGCTTGACCAGTTCAGCGGCATTGCGCTCAATCGCAATCGGTTGAACCGTGCCGTTCACGGCACTGCTATCAGTGCTGCGCAGGAAATATTCACCTTTTCCATGGTCTTCGGCCAGCAGTACGAGTCATTCTACGAACTCATCGGCGAGACCGGCAAAATCAGGGTTGACCGGGCATATACCACGCCGACTGACATGGGCAATAGCGTGAAGCTGACGCAAGGTTCGGAAGAAACCATCTACCTGGCACCGGCAGCAGATCACTTTCTTTTGTCGCTTGATCTCGCCTGCTCTCTGATCCGTAACGGAGCGGATTTCCAGGAAATTCATGACCGTGCCCGAAAGGTTGCCGTTATCAGCGAGCAGATTAAGAAAGGATGCCGAGATGTCGAAGTCTGA
- a CDS encoding DegT/DnrJ/EryC1/StrS family aminotransferase: MSKSDAAPVRYWDYLDDYSTFREQYLALADTVFSSGRLILGDRVAAFEKNFAGYCGATSGIGVNSGTDALFLALKALDIGPGDEVITVANTAIPTVAAIRAVGASPVFVDVEEDTCLMAASEVESVISPRTRCLLPVHLFGQAVAMEPLLEIARDRNLYLVEDCAQAAGAEYLGRKVGSFGAIGAFSFYPTKVLGAFGDAGMMVTSDAGLEARLRRLRFYGIDADYHSEEEGYNSRLDEIQAALLDFRLAKLDSDVSRRREIAAAYDRGLAGIEGITLPVEREGRRHQYYLYTIRSSHRDQLKAYLADLGIETRINYPTPIHLMRGYRFLGYEAGSLPVTERLAGEILSLPMYPQLTEAEVDRVVAAVRMFKP, translated from the coding sequence ATGTCGAAGTCTGATGCCGCGCCGGTGCGATACTGGGATTACCTTGATGATTACAGCACATTCCGAGAGCAGTACCTGGCCTTGGCCGACACCGTGTTCTCATCCGGTCGCCTGATTCTTGGCGATCGTGTTGCCGCATTCGAGAAGAACTTTGCCGGGTATTGCGGGGCGACTAGCGGCATAGGGGTGAACTCAGGTACTGATGCCCTGTTTCTTGCGCTTAAAGCGCTTGATATCGGCCCTGGCGACGAGGTGATCACCGTAGCCAACACTGCGATCCCGACGGTAGCAGCGATCCGTGCTGTTGGCGCTTCCCCGGTTTTCGTCGATGTGGAAGAAGATACCTGCCTGATGGCTGCTTCAGAGGTGGAGAGTGTGATTTCGCCGCGCACTCGTTGTCTCCTTCCGGTGCACCTTTTTGGCCAGGCCGTGGCGATGGAGCCGTTGCTGGAGATTGCCCGGGACCGGAATCTTTATCTGGTTGAGGACTGTGCCCAGGCAGCAGGGGCTGAGTATCTCGGCAGGAAAGTCGGTTCCTTCGGGGCGATCGGCGCCTTTTCGTTTTATCCGACAAAGGTGCTAGGCGCCTTCGGCGATGCCGGGATGATGGTTACTTCGGATGCCGGCCTGGAGGCCCGCTTGAGGCGCCTGCGGTTCTACGGGATCGACGCCGACTACCATTCGGAAGAAGAGGGGTATAACTCCCGGCTCGACGAGATTCAGGCGGCACTGCTTGATTTCAGGCTGGCAAAGCTTGACAGTGATGTCTCGCGGCGGCGCGAGATTGCCGCAGCTTATGATCGCGGCTTGGCCGGCATTGAGGGCATAACGCTCCCTGTTGAGCGGGAAGGACGCAGGCACCAGTATTACCTCTACACAATCCGCAGCTCCCATCGGGACCAGCTCAAGGCCTATCTGGCGGATCTGGGCATCGAGACCCGGATCAACTATCCGACCCCGATTCACCTGATGCGCGGTTACCGCTTCCTGGGGTATGAAGCCGGATCGCTGCCGGTCACCGAACGGCTTGCGGGAGAGATCCTCTCTCTGCCGATGTACCCACAGTTGACCGAAGCCGAGGTGGATCGGGTTGTGGCAGCTGTCAGAATGTTTAAGCCATGA
- a CDS encoding class I SAM-dependent methyltransferase, producing MNDIEYQSMFAVEDMHWWYVSLHELIISYVAAEYRGKPLEILDAGCGTGRLCQLLGPYGNVTGIDASELALGFSRQRGLKNVYHADLNDVDLGDSRYDLITSIDVIYHKAVTDEGRVLAKFFSALKPGGMLILNLPAFEFLRSTHDIAVQTRRRYTRYELAALLARAGFVVEKSSYRIAFLFPLIALYRLCRKVLPHARNPEHVSSDVYPPSPLLNTTLLAVSRIENVLQQKISLPFGTSVFLVARRS from the coding sequence ATGAATGACATCGAATACCAGAGCATGTTTGCCGTGGAGGACATGCACTGGTGGTATGTGTCGCTCCATGAGCTGATCATCAGCTATGTTGCCGCTGAATACCGCGGAAAGCCCCTTGAAATCCTGGATGCCGGCTGCGGCACCGGCCGTCTCTGCCAGCTTCTCGGCCCGTACGGAAATGTCACAGGGATTGACGCCTCGGAGCTGGCCCTCGGCTTCAGCCGCCAACGGGGCCTTAAAAATGTGTACCACGCTGACCTGAACGATGTGGATCTTGGTGACAGTCGTTATGACCTGATCACCTCGATTGATGTTATCTACCATAAGGCCGTTACCGACGAAGGGAGGGTGCTCGCCAAGTTCTTCAGCGCCTTGAAGCCTGGCGGGATGCTGATTCTCAACCTCCCGGCATTCGAATTCCTGCGCAGCACTCATGATATCGCTGTCCAGACCCGCAGAAGGTACACCCGGTATGAGCTTGCTGCCTTGCTTGCGCGTGCCGGCTTTGTCGTCGAAAAATCGTCTTACCGGATTGCCTTCCTCTTTCCCCTCATAGCCCTGTATCGCCTTTGCCGCAAGGTTTTGCCGCATGCCCGGAACCCGGAACATGTCTCCTCCGATGTTTACCCACCGTCCCCCCTTTTAAACACCACTCTCCTTGCTGTATCCAGAATAGAAAATGTCTTGCAACAAAAGATTTCCCTCCCTTTCGG